From candidate division WOR-3 bacterium, the proteins below share one genomic window:
- a CDS encoding heterodisulfide reductase-related iron-sulfur binding cluster produces the protein MRYLYYPGCTLKTTGKVFDDSIKELAKILDIELKELTNWYCCQAIYTPLNDAPSLILGAMRNLIETQREDDKLVTACAACYNVLLRAQNSYFQDQLLKERVDAYLEEELRERIKIIHFFELLEEKVELLNSLIKKRNSFSLACYYGCLLTRPKGIALFSNDINPQRLENLFSKLGFNIIDFGFKTRCCGSYLTYTKEEAVKDCVEKIVLSIEEAAGNNNCQILTTCPLCQFNLENYQNKYQVFYFTQFLLSLIKGD, from the coding sequence TACTGGTAAGGTTTTTGATGATAGTATTAAAGAACTTGCTAAGATTTTGGATATTGAACTTAAAGAACTTACTAATTGGTATTGCTGTCAGGCAATTTATACTCCCCTTAATGATGCTCCTTCTTTAATTTTGGGAGCAATGAGAAATTTAATTGAGACCCAAAGAGAGGATGATAAATTGGTTACTGCTTGTGCTGCCTGTTATAATGTGCTTTTACGGGCACAAAATAGTTATTTTCAAGATCAATTATTGAAAGAAAGGGTTGATGCCTATTTGGAAGAAGAGTTAAGAGAAAGAATTAAAATTATCCATTTCTTTGAACTATTAGAAGAGAAAGTAGAATTATTAAACTCTTTAATTAAGAAAAGAAACTCTTTCTCTTTGGCTTGTTATTATGGTTGTCTCTTGACAAGACCAAAAGGAATTGCCTTATTTTCTAATGATATCAATCCCCAAAGATTAGAAAATCTTTTTAGTAAATTGGGTTTTAATATTATTGATTTTGGTTTCAAAACGCGTTGTTGTGGTTCCTATCTTACTTATACGAAAGAAGAGGCGGTAAAGGATTGTGTGGAAAAGATTGTTTTGTCAATAGAAGAGGCGGCAGGAAATAATAATTGTCAAATTTTAACAACCTGCCCCTTGTGTCAATTTAATTTAGAAAATTACCAAAATAAGTATCAGGTTTTTTATTTTACCCAATTTTTATTATCTTTAATAAAAGGAGATTAA
- a CDS encoding CoB--CoM heterodisulfide reductase iron-sulfur subunit A family protein, translating into MAEIRIGVYVCHCGMNIAGVVDVKRVVDEIKKMKNVVVARDYVYMCSDPGQDLIKKDIKEYNLNRVVVASCSPRMHEPTFRNTIKEAGLNPYLLEMANIREQDSWVTEDKEEATKKAISLVRIAVLRASLLEELYEKEVTVIPRALVIGGGIAGIQAALDIANAGYEVYLVEKEPSIGGHMAQLEKTFPTLDCSACILTPKMVEVTQNKNIKLMTYCEVEEVSGFVGNFKVKIRQKARGVNPDLCTACGSCSIICPVYVPNEFDCGLAPRKAIYRPFPQAVPNVFTISFKDCVQCGLCEWNCENFAINLNDKDKIIEIDVGAIVVATGYEEFDPRLKPEFGYGRYKEVLTGLEFERILNASGPTFGEIKINGKVPKSIVFIHCVGSRDEQVGNPYCSRVCCMYIAKQAHLVKERLPDCKVTVFYIDVRAFGKGFEEFYTRVKDEGVIYRRGSPSEIYKRGDKLVVRSEDTILGEIIEEEADLVVLGTGLVPRKETLELAKKLKLSLSADNFLLEAHPKLRPVDSNIDGVYLCGCCQGPKDIPDSVAQAKGAASSVIALFNKRVVTVEPIQAYVREDYCSGCHICEGLCPYSALEFDSEKRVMRVNEALCRGCGVCPSACPSGAIVMRHYTDEQIEIQVGGLLWEE; encoded by the coding sequence ATGGCAGAGATTAGAATTGGTGTTTATGTGTGTCATTGTGGAATGAATATTGCTGGTGTTGTGGATGTGAAGCGAGTGGTTGATGAGATAAAAAAGATGAAAAATGTGGTGGTGGCGCGGGATTATGTTTATATGTGTTCAGATCCAGGTCAGGATTTGATTAAGAAAGATATTAAAGAGTATAATTTAAATCGGGTGGTGGTTGCTTCTTGTTCGCCACGGATGCATGAGCCAACCTTTAGAAATACAATAAAGGAAGCAGGTCTTAATCCTTATCTACTTGAGATGGCAAATATTAGAGAGCAGGATTCTTGGGTTACCGAAGATAAAGAAGAGGCAACAAAGAAGGCAATCAGTTTGGTAAGGATTGCGGTATTAAGGGCATCTTTATTAGAAGAACTTTATGAAAAGGAAGTAACGGTAATACCAAGGGCATTGGTGATTGGTGGTGGTATTGCTGGTATCCAAGCGGCCTTAGATATTGCCAATGCGGGTTACGAAGTCTATTTAGTAGAAAAGGAGCCTTCAATTGGTGGTCATATGGCACAATTAGAAAAGACCTTTCCGACATTAGATTGTTCGGCTTGTATCTTGACACCAAAGATGGTAGAAGTTACCCAAAATAAAAATATAAAATTAATGACCTATTGCGAAGTAGAAGAGGTTTCTGGTTTTGTTGGCAATTTCAAAGTAAAAATCAGGCAAAAAGCAAGAGGAGTTAATCCTGATTTATGTACTGCTTGTGGCAGTTGTTCAATAATCTGTCCGGTATATGTGCCTAATGAGTTTGATTGTGGTTTAGCCCCTCGTAAGGCAATCTATCGTCCTTTTCCGCAGGCGGTACCTAATGTTTTCACAATTTCCTTTAAAGATTGTGTTCAATGTGGTTTGTGTGAATGGAACTGTGAAAATTTTGCTATCAATTTAAATGATAAAGATAAGATTATTGAGATTGATGTTGGTGCCATAGTTGTTGCTACTGGTTATGAAGAGTTTGACCCACGTCTAAAGCCGGAATTTGGCTATGGTCGGTATAAAGAAGTTTTAACCGGTTTAGAATTTGAAAGAATTTTAAATGCCAGTGGACCAACTTTTGGTGAGATTAAAATAAATGGTAAGGTGCCAAAAAGCATTGTTTTCATCCACTGTGTTGGTTCCCGAGATGAGCAGGTGGGTAACCCCTATTGTTCAAGAGTTTGTTGTATGTACATTGCTAAGCAGGCTCATTTAGTAAAAGAAAGGCTTCCCGATTGTAAAGTTACGGTATTTTACATCGATGTCCGTGCTTTTGGTAAAGGTTTTGAAGAGTTTTATACCCGTGTAAAAGACGAAGGAGTTATCTATCGGCGAGGAAGTCCTTCGGAAATCTATAAAAGAGGAGATAAATTAGTTGTCAGAAGTGAAGATACCATTTTAGGAGAGATTATTGAAGAAGAAGCAGATTTAGTTGTTTTAGGAACTGGACTTGTGCCAAGAAAAGAGACGTTAGAATTGGCAAAAAAATTAAAACTCTCTCTTTCGGCTGATAACTTCCTCTTAGAAGCCCATCCGAAATTGAGACCGGTTGATTCTAATATTGATGGTGTTTATCTTTGTGGTTGTTGTCAGGGACCAAAAGATATTCCTGATAGTGTTGCTCAAGCAAAGGGAGCAGCAAGTAGTGTGATTGCTTTATTCAATAAGCGAGTGGTAACGGTTGAGCCAATCCAGGCTTATGTAAGAGAAGATTATTGTTCGGGTTGTCATATTTGTGAAGGACTCTGTCCCTATTCGGCATTAGAATTTGATAGTGAGAAAAGAGTAATGAGGGTTAATGAAGCCTTATGTCGTGGATGTGGTGTTTGTCCATCAGCCTGTCCTTCGGGAGCGATTGTGATGAGACATTATACTGATGAACAGATTGAAATTCAAGTTGGAGGTTTATTATGGGAAGAGTAA
- a CDS encoding hydrogenase iron-sulfur subunit, producing MGRVKIVGFACNWCCYAGADLAGTSHLKYAPEMRLIRVLCSGRIDPKFILEAFKSGADGVFIGACHPGDCHYQSGNLKTIKRVMLLKKYLKQLGIEEERLCLEFISASEGERFQKVVNQFVEKIKSLGPLNWK from the coding sequence ATGGGAAGAGTAAAAATTGTTGGTTTTGCTTGTAATTGGTGTTGTTATGCCGGTGCTGATTTGGCCGGCACTTCCCATTTAAAATATGCGCCCGAAATGAGACTAATAAGAGTTTTATGTTCCGGAAGGATAGATCCCAAATTTATTTTAGAAGCCTTCAAAAGTGGTGCCGATGGTGTTTTTATTGGTGCCTGCCATCCAGGTGATTGTCATTACCAATCAGGCAATTTAAAAACAATCAAAAGAGTGATGCTCTTAAAGAAATATTTAAAACAATTAGGTATTGAAGAAGAAAGGCTTTGCTTAGAATTTATCTCCGCTTCTGAAGGCGAGAGATTTCAAAAAGTAGTAAACCAATTTGTTGAGAAAATAAAAAGTTTAGGTCCCCTCAATTGGAAATAA
- a CDS encoding flavodoxin family protein, giving the protein MKVLALIGSARKEGNTAVIVNKILEGIKAKNKKAKINSYFLHELNINPCQSCYSCIKTGRCAQKDDMQKIYKFLKDGDVLILGSPIYMDYVSAQTKLFIDRLFPYIHEKAPEVNKNLKAILVITWGWDKEDAYNNVIKNIEKVLKWHKINVKKVIKGYGYQYEKTEVLEDKKLLNYAYRIGYNI; this is encoded by the coding sequence ATGAAAGTCTTGGCATTAATTGGTAGTGCCCGAAAAGAAGGAAATACCGCAGTAATTGTTAATAAGATATTAGAAGGGATTAAAGCAAAAAATAAAAAGGCAAAAATAAACTCTTACTTTTTACACGAACTTAATATTAATCCCTGCCAATCTTGCTATTCTTGTATAAAAACCGGTAGATGTGCCCAAAAAGATGATATGCAAAAGATTTATAAATTTTTAAAGGACGGTGATGTTTTGATATTAGGTTCACCAATTTATATGGACTATGTGAGTGCCCAGACAAAACTATTTATTGACCGGCTTTTTCCTTATATCCACGAAAAAGCACCAGAAGTAAATAAAAACTTAAAAGCAATTCTTGTAATCACTTGGGGATGGGATAAAGAAGATGCTTATAATAATGTAATTAAAAATATTGAAAAAGTTTTAAAATGGCATAAGATTAATGTTAAAAAAGTAATAAAAGGTTATGGTTATCAATATGAGAAAACCGAAGTATTAGAAGATAAAAAACTACTTAATTATGCTTATCGGATTGGTTATAATATTTAA